In the Pseudomonas sp. ADAK2 genome, one interval contains:
- a CDS encoding methyl-accepting chemotaxis protein — protein sequence MGLVGALGGVYLGMTEAITLAVGVSVPLGLWVSSRQNRGALHLLAMAEASTSDAVLAKMYSDERGPQARLETAFVSQASRLKTCLTRLQDTAEQLTSLAGRSDGLAADSARGLDRQRVETEQVSTAVNQMAATTQEVASHVQRTADATQEANVLTGRGRDVARDTREAIQRLSVVVGETGVTVAQLAKDSNEIGTVVDVIKGIADQTNLLALNAAIEAARAGDMGRGFAVVADEVRQLAQRTTESTAQIHSLISKLQVSSNNAVKTMENGHRQAEEGVAWVLEADKALVGISEAVANITDMTTQIAAATEEQTAVAEEISRNITTIATLADQTSEQARHSAELSKELTQTAKTQYSLVERFNR from the coding sequence ATGGGCCTGGTGGGCGCGCTGGGTGGAGTGTACCTCGGCATGACGGAGGCGATCACGCTGGCGGTCGGGGTTTCGGTGCCGCTCGGGCTATGGGTGTCGAGTCGACAAAACCGTGGGGCGTTGCATCTGCTGGCGATGGCTGAAGCCTCCACCTCCGATGCGGTGCTGGCGAAAATGTACAGCGATGAACGCGGCCCCCAGGCACGTCTCGAAACGGCGTTTGTCAGCCAGGCGTCGCGGCTCAAGACCTGCCTCACCCGGCTGCAAGATACCGCTGAGCAACTGACCAGCCTGGCCGGCAGATCCGACGGCTTGGCCGCTGACAGCGCTCGCGGGCTTGACCGTCAACGGGTCGAGACCGAGCAGGTGTCGACAGCGGTCAATCAGATGGCTGCCACCACGCAAGAAGTCGCCAGTCATGTGCAACGCACCGCCGACGCGACCCAAGAGGCGAATGTGCTGACCGGACGTGGCCGTGACGTGGCCCGGGACACCCGCGAAGCCATTCAGCGTCTTTCCGTGGTAGTCGGTGAAACAGGCGTGACGGTCGCGCAACTGGCCAAGGACAGCAATGAAATCGGCACGGTGGTCGACGTGATCAAAGGCATCGCCGATCAGACCAACCTGCTGGCGCTGAACGCCGCCATTGAAGCCGCGCGTGCGGGTGACATGGGTCGAGGCTTCGCCGTCGTCGCCGATGAAGTGCGTCAGTTGGCACAGCGCACGACGGAGTCCACGGCGCAGATTCACAGCCTGATTTCCAAGCTGCAGGTCTCGTCCAACAATGCGGTAAAGACCATGGAGAACGGTCATCGACAGGCCGAAGAAGGCGTGGCGTGGGTGCTTGAGGCCGACAAGGCATTGGTCGGTATCAGTGAAGCCGTGGCGAACATCACGGACATGACCACCCAGATCGCCGCCGCGACTGAAGAGCAAACGGCAGTGGCCGAGGAAATCAGCCGCAACATCACCACCATCGCGACGCTGGCGGATCAAACCTCTGAGCAAGCCAGGCATTCGGCCGAGTTGAGCAAGGAACTGACCCAGACGGCTAAAACCCAGTATTCACTGGTTGAGCGGTTTAACCGATAA
- a CDS encoding GlxA family transcriptional regulator, whose protein sequence is MIERRQFSGGMKGKNLRYLNEQPSETSQSVRAGFLLLEHFSLPAFTQALDTIITANLLRPKLFASRTFGLSEGEVVSDLGLVIRPDARFDVAAIQDLDLLVICGGYRTELKANDELIHLLKTAADHGVSLAGLWNGAWFLGAAGLLDGYRCAIHPEHRPALAEIAKAAQVTSEPFVIDRDRLTASSPSGAFHMALDWIKGLHDKALVEGIEDILAFEESRYRRIKPTENICVSAPLREVVKLMDANLEEPLELEQLAVYAGRSRRQLERLFKEQLGTTPQRYYMELRITEARRLLQHTELSQVDVLVACGFVSPSHFSKCYSSYFGYRPSKEKRLVK, encoded by the coding sequence TTGATCGAACGACGCCAATTCAGCGGAGGCATGAAGGGGAAAAACCTTCGCTATCTGAATGAGCAACCCAGCGAGACCAGCCAATCGGTTCGCGCCGGTTTTTTGCTGCTTGAGCATTTCTCGCTGCCGGCGTTTACCCAGGCGCTGGATACGATCATCACCGCGAACCTGCTGCGACCGAAGTTGTTCGCGTCCCGCACATTCGGCTTGAGCGAGGGCGAGGTTGTCAGCGATCTGGGCCTGGTCATTCGGCCGGATGCCCGGTTCGACGTTGCTGCGATTCAGGACCTGGACCTGCTGGTCATCTGCGGCGGCTACCGCACAGAACTCAAAGCCAACGATGAGCTGATCCACTTGCTGAAAACCGCGGCAGACCATGGCGTCAGCCTGGCCGGGCTGTGGAATGGCGCATGGTTCCTCGGCGCTGCGGGTTTGCTTGACGGCTACCGTTGCGCCATTCACCCGGAACATCGCCCGGCACTCGCGGAAATCGCCAAAGCCGCCCAGGTCACCAGCGAGCCTTTTGTGATTGATCGCGACCGGCTCACCGCGTCCAGTCCTTCCGGCGCCTTCCACATGGCGCTGGACTGGATCAAAGGCTTGCACGACAAAGCCCTGGTCGAAGGCATCGAGGACATCCTGGCGTTCGAGGAGTCGCGCTACCGACGGATCAAACCGACGGAAAACATCTGCGTCAGCGCGCCGTTGCGCGAGGTGGTGAAGCTGATGGATGCCAACCTGGAAGAACCGCTGGAGCTGGAGCAACTGGCGGTGTACGCCGGCCGTTCACGACGCCAGCTCGAGCGGCTGTTCAAGGAACAACTGGGCACCACGCCGCAACGCTATTACATGGAATTGCGCATCACCGAAGCGCGGCGCTTGCTGCAACACACCGAACTGTCCCAAGTCGACGTGCTGGTGGCCTGCGGCTTTGTGTCGCCGAGTCATTTCAGCAAATGCTACAGCTCGTATTTCGGCTACCGGCCCTCCAAGGAAAAGCGGCTGGTCAAATAA
- a CDS encoding RidA family protein translates to MPDREIIIPDAMRPIVERAGYAPAVKVGDTLYCAGQVGRSPEMQVIEDPEQQFISAWGNLRQVLEAGGCTFEDVVDMTTYHVDMSKHMAVFREVKNRLFPKGLCAWTCIGVSELAHPGLLVEIKCTAVQRR, encoded by the coding sequence ATGCCGGATCGTGAAATCATTATTCCTGACGCCATGCGGCCCATCGTCGAACGCGCCGGTTATGCCCCCGCGGTGAAGGTCGGCGACACACTTTACTGTGCCGGTCAGGTGGGCCGGTCGCCTGAAATGCAAGTCATCGAGGATCCGGAGCAGCAGTTCATCAGTGCGTGGGGAAACCTCCGGCAGGTGCTGGAGGCGGGGGGCTGCACTTTCGAAGACGTGGTCGACATGACCACCTATCACGTTGATATGTCCAAGCACATGGCAGTGTTTCGGGAAGTGAAAAACCGCCTGTTCCCCAAGGGGCTATGCGCCTGGACGTGCATCGGTGTCAGCGAGTTGGCTCACCCGGGGTTGTTGGTGGAGATAAAGTGCACGGCAGTCCAGCGCCGATAG